One Periophthalmus magnuspinnatus isolate fPerMag1 chromosome 4, fPerMag1.2.pri, whole genome shotgun sequence genomic window, CAGACGGAACCACATATACTGTATCTCTTGCTTCATTTCAATGCAGATAACAAGAAATGAttgaaatacactgcctggccaaaaaaaaaaaaaaagttgccacctggatttaattaaGTAAATAGGTAAATAGGCCTTAagggtctaggttcagcaacagtctgtgctcaaagaatgaggtcagctgacacctgaatatactgaatgaccaggttattccatcaatggattttttcttccctgatggcacaggcatattccaagatgacagtGCCAGGATTCATTAGGCTCAAatagtgaaagagtggttcaggagcatgagacaccattttcacacatggattggccaccacagagtccagaccttaaccccgttgagaatctttgggatgtgttggagaaggctttgtgcagcggtcagactctaccatcatcaatgcaacaccTTGATCAAAAATTAATGCAGCAttagatggaaataaatcttgtcacATTGCAGAACTTATCAAAATGCACGATGAATACGTGCtgaaatcaaagctaaaggtggtccaatgaaatattagagtgtgtgaccttttttttggtacCGACTTACTTTttagccaggcagtgtattataCTTGAGTGGCAGTAATGATTGCCAAGGCgtttaaaaagagaaaagtagCATATCCTAATTTCTGTTATCCTCCCCAAAATATAGatataaatattgtattttaagaTGCATACCATGATAATATTGTTCCATGGTATTTAGATATTCTTACATCCCTAAGTGACAGCATCCCCCAAGCAAAAAAATCTTCATCCTCAAACATCAATCTAGCTGTGCATTACATATACCAGTAAATCAAATTTGACCTTTTTACACAATTCTATCTAGTATTATTATAACTGTACATATGCTGCTTCTCtgtattttatagttttatggCTTTTTTCCTGATCTTTTAGCAATTAATTTTGTCTACTTCACCTATAATTATCTGTAAATTATCATATTTTTGcttgtgaaaaatatatattctcaCTGTGACCAAAACATCAGCATTTTACAGTAGTGTGACTTTTGACCTCTGCAGCTCCATGATGCACGCTGTCCCTACGGTTATGATCAAGTGCGATGACGACAAAGAGAACCTCCCCATCGAAGCAGAGTATGAGGACTTACCCGACATGTATAAGGacgatgaggaagaggaggaggaagacgaagaggaggaagatgaagaagaggaagaggaagacgaggaggaagatgatgatgaaTCACTGTTTACAAGTGAGATATACTGATTGTTGTTTTATCTATTTGAATGCTTTTCTTGTTATATTGTACTGATTTTGATATAAAATATTAAGGTGCACATATTGCATTTAAaggtgtaatatgtaacttttctagtggctGGCTCTATGGAGATGACCTATTTCAATGTTAGAAAGGCAAGGTCACATTtaggatgcatgttttccaaggcATTTTATTTCCACAAGTAATTAAATGAATTCAAAACagatctccatagaaacaaacacATGGCACTAGAAAGGttatgcagtgcacctttaatgatttGAGGAAATACtagtgtttaaaggtcctgtattacacaaacttgactcttgtgagctttaaaccatgtcagaatgttgttacctccccaaaaacatacccggagttgtgttttgtttcattcacacatgtttgagtaacttattattctgtctacatctccaaagctcaaaatgctctgttccaccttgtgatgtcatgtaatagTACTGTtgaaattaacagctccttttacctttagttcagtagagattggcaattccaggtctgaaatcatccaaatgattctagtgaacgtgtagagcacttcctgtattaccatgacatcatcctaaatatgcagcgtttgtgtgttaaacatgtgtgaatgaaacaaaacacaactctaggtctgtttttgatgaagaaataacattataacataggtaAGAAAACAGCATCttatggaccctttaaataaTTACTTCTGGGGATTCAATAAATGTCCGCCCCAATTAGCCGTGAAAGAGCTTTGCTGAAAAACAATAATGAGTGAAAAATCCCCGGTGcgttaattcaattcaattcaattcatttatttttgtaacgcccaaaatcacaacaacagttgtctcgaagggcgttcatgttttggttgatgggggaaaccggagtacccggaggaaacccatccagacatggggagaaacatgaaaaactccacacagaaaggcctggtgacccggggatcgaaccaaccttcttgctgtgagacatgagtgatggcactcagtcaccgtgccgccaagacacaaaaaacaaaacaacaggaagaatcagacacaacaggaaaaatcagacacaacaggaaaaatcagacacaacaggaaaaatcagacacaacaggaaaaatcagacaacataagaaatcggccaggagaccagacgaggaggaggagagccgggcgaggaggaggagagccaggcaaggaggaggtccaactgtcatcggggcatctgaaagagatacactccacagggggagtgggacaggggacaacatgtgaatagcattgctgatgagaaaatagggcaaagtagaggatagtgctcaggttgccatacttcccccagctagttactcctactgcagcttatcttatcccgggttttaataaccctaactccctcactaagtaacctggtcatacgctataccgaagaggaaggttttaagcctggtcttaaatacagagactgtgggggcctgtttaacatcagcagggagttgattccatagcacaggagcttggtaactgaatgctctccctcccactgtacttttggacactctaggaaccactaatagtcctgcattctgagagcggagtgctctgtttggctggtacgggacaatagcatcttgcagataggatggggccataccgtttagggctttgtatgtcaggaggaggactttgaatttgattctaagctcgacaggaagccagtgcagatattttagtacaggactgatgtggtctcttcttttagttcctgttaggactctggccgctgcattttggaccaactggaggctccttatagtacttttggggcaggcggcaagcagggaattacagtaatcaagtctggaagtaacaaatgcatggatgagtttttcagcatcgtttttaggtaaaatatttctaattttagttatatttcgcaggtgaaagtatgcggttttacaagctaggtttatatgggctgtgaatgagagattttgatcaaataggactccaagattttttacagtagggctagaagctatattcacattgtcgagtgagaatatctggtctgacagagaatctctttgacctttgggaccaacgacaatgacctctgttttttcaggatttaagagcaggtaattcaaggtcatccaggttttgatgtccttcacacaggcactgagtttatctatttgatcagtctgatttggtttcattgataagtacagctgagtgtcatcagcgtagcagtgaaaattaatgccatgttttctgataatgttacccaatggcaacatatacagagtaaataggattggaccaagcacagatccttgtggaacaccacaggctactttagaacagggagaggtgctctggtttatactaacaaactggtacctatctgatagataggatttaaaccatttgagggcggtccctctgattccaatgtcacattctaacctctgcagtagaatgttgtgatcaatggtgtcaaacgctgcactgaggtccagtaggaccaggactgaagccagcccgttatcagcagctagtagtaaatcatttgttactttaagcagtgcagtctctgtgctgtggtgagctctgaatccagattgaaatttttcaaatatattattgtcctgcaggtggcggcagagctgtttcaccacaactcgttctagaatttttgagaggaagggaagattagagataggtctatagttgactaattcatcaggatttaggttaggttttttcaaaaggggtttaatcacagcatacttaaaggactgaggaacgtagccattttctaacgacatatttaatatgttaatGCACTGTCCTGTAGATCGATGAAGGTGAGCCATGTCAGTTTCGCTTGTTTCAGGCACACTGGCCATGAAGGTGCTACAGAGGGACTCATTGGCCATTAAGCTGAGCAACCGCCCTTCAaagagagagctggaggagaaGAACATCCTGCCCATGCAATCAGATCAGGAGAGGCTCGAATTCCGTCAGCAAACTGCCACCAAACTCACCAGGTTAGCTAATGCCTTTTTCTACCAGCCAGCATGTTTCTAATACAAAGTAACTGCTCATAGAAAGTTATCAGCAGAGCACCTTTGCCAATGAGAGCTGTCGTAGCGTTAGCCGGGAGCACCTGATTTATGAACAGGACTAGGAGAGCAAGACACAGATAAATTGGAAGTCAAGGGGAAAACTCAGGTCAACGTGAAGGCAGGAGATACAGTTATGGGattaaaatacatgcatttatCACGTTTTTGACACATTATTCAAAACCTTGCTCCTGTATAAATCTATTCTTTATTCTTTTATAGAGCTGACGTAATATGGGTCACATACTATCATGCTAGCATATTAACAAGAGCCATTTAAATCTGACCCTAGCAGCTTTTGTTGATAATAAGTAGAAGAtgtcaaatgaataaaaatttgTATTGGATTTGACTGGATTTTATAAGTTGCGTAATGACCTTTTAATAACGTAACTCATTGATAGATTCAGATACACACTGtaaactatatttaaaaatgcaaaaaaaataattaaaactagttatgcatttgttttttatttcatcctGTAATTATTTGAAATGCCTATtataaaaaatagattttttttttacatatgtaTATACTTCTTTCTACAGACGGCTGAGTCAACGGCCAACAGCAGAGGAGCTTGAGCAGAGGAATATCCTTAAACGTAAGTCACATGCTACTCGGTAAGTTAAAAATAgcttaaaaaaagagaaaaatcttTATGTATCTTATCTCAATCCAGCTCGAAACGGTTTGGAGGaacaagaggagaagagggagattaAAAGGCATCTATCGCGAAAGGTACGACAGAAAACACAATCAGAGGatgtggtttaatcctgcttgaTCTTGGAGGGAAGCACCTTAAAAACAACATCTCCTTAATGAATTGGACACTTGGCGCTATTTTTAGGAGTAGTTCTGCAGCCTCGTTAAGTAAACATTCTTTGCCTTCACCACTAGACGGCAGCATTTTCTGCTTAAGCACTATAGGGTCGGTTgtactgataaaataaaatgaagtcAATATTATACTATTGCACAGAATAACTAATGATCTTTGACTGGCATATTAAAGGTTTCCAAaggtttttaaagaaaaaatgtaaaaaaaattctgtttGATTTTTAGCTCAGCCAGAGGCCTACTGTTGAGGAGCTGAGGGAAGCAAAGATCTTAATTCGCTTCAGTGATTATGTGGAGGTTGCTGAGGCTCAAGATTACGACAGGAGGGCAGACAAACCGTGGACTCGACTAACGGCTGCTGACAAGGTTCAACGATTCATTAAAAAGCATCGAATACAGAATAACTCaacttatatttactttttatttttatttttttcaggctGCCATTAGAAAAGAACTGAATGAATTTAAAAGCACAGAGATGGAAGTGCACGAGTCGAGTCGCCACTTTACCAGGTGAGACTTCTATCTTGAGAAGTTACTTgaatttatttaacttttattattaactaCATGTCACACTCACAAAAACCTTTACTATGAAATTAGTCTGAATGGCCAACCCAacatgcatcttttttttttttatttgccattGCTCAACTTATCTACTTCACCTGTTActgtatttacatatatattactGCTTATAAAAGTAAGATTTATTACAACAGCATTAAATATCTATAAATGGAAAAGTGATAAAATGACTTCATTAAAATTTTGTCTCAAGGTTTCATCGGCCATAAACTGTGTGAGGCTTTAGCGGTGTTCCTGTCCTTCCACAAGCCTCTGTTGTTGCCCTTGAAGTGTGAGCGCTTCTCCTCTGGCGCTGATGTCAGACTAAAGGACAGGTGTGGACACTTGGAGACGCAGAAGGAAAAAGAGACATTAGAGACTGAACTGAGTGAAACTGGACTGGTGTCTCCTGATTGGAGATTTAACTTCTTGATATTCAAAAGTTTAACTCATTTTTATAATGAAATGATGGAGAGGTAACTCAGCagcactttttattttgaacaagGCTGAAAGGTTTTTAGGGGTTGAACACAGAATCTGTGCCAATTATGGTTTGGAAACGTTTAGAGGGAGAATGGAGTCATTTTCTTTAATCACAGGGATTGATTTCTTGCCTCTTTTATCACAGACTCACTCATGTCAACCTCGAGTTtgctggttttgtttttgaaggtgATGGTTCCTTAAATGTAATGGCAGCTCTGTGCTGAGATAGGCAGCTGAATATGAAACCAAAATCTCCTCAAGTCAAAACATCAAACACTTGCAGCATTAACTGTCTGCACAAATTGAAAAAATTACCACAAAACCAACCAAGCAATAATGTTGTTGGGGTTTCATTCAAAAGGTTTTCAGACATTTAAACCAAAGCAACTAAACTTGCCATTGAAGTTGCACCTCGTTTGGAGTTCAGTAGCCTCCTGTCACTGTGCCTCCAGTGTTGTTTACAGGGACGATTGCcaaattaacatttatttcaactGTTATTTTCACAGTAAATGTTTCTGAACTCTGAATTAATGCCTTTTAAATCCTCAAACTTCTGAGAATCTGccattttactttttcatcGTTTACAGTCTTCTCAAGGTACACAGCGTTACTGACACTTCTGGAAGAACTGGCTGTATGTTTCAATGTGTTTGTATGTCTGAGATATTGTTGGTATGATTGTATACAAAATGTTGATCCCTCTCAGAACTATAAGTATGTAAATAACAGAGAAAGTAAGCCAgacttttcaaatgtttttgtaaagcagAACACTGCATGTGAGTATTAAGTTATTGTGAGTCTTCTATGATGTATGCACTTTCTTAAAGAAAGAAACTAATTTTAAAAGTTGACTAGAGTGTCTCTTTGATTGCGTGTAACAGTTTTTCAGAAGTTTAAATACAGATTGTTGGAAACCTctaaaaaatatgcattcacCTTAGTTTTTAAATAGGTGTCTTTACTTCGGTATTTTTCAcagacatatatacatatagtgGATTGCCATGCTCAAAGCTCAATATTAAAAAGAATAGTCTTTCTATCCAGTGGACAAGGTGAAGCTCCTTGACCTTGCCAAACTCAGGCCCTTTTTGTCTTAAGTGCTGTGCATTGGTGTACCACAGTACTTGTGCCACAGGTCAATAGCTTTTGCCACAATGGCATCTGTGTTCTCCTGAGGGATCTGAAATAGTaagaaatgaaaataatgaaaaccaaaaagctgtgaaacataaataaaaaataatccaaTGTTTCACAAATGTCCTGTATTTCCACAGTCGTGCTCAGTACGTCTGTTATGATGTCACAAAAATAAGACTTCATACATTCTGAACAGTTGACTTTTCTTTTCATTGCACCAGTGGTTTTAACGCAAGGCTATTGTGAAACAGAACAAATTTTAAattagttatttttaaattagttATTTACTTACATTGTACAAAAACTTGGCCACTCCTTCTGGTCGGTTTAAGCCCATTAACACAATTTTGTAGCTTAAAAGAATTTCCAAAGCTACAAACACAAGGATTTTACAGGAGCCACTGATCACCTTGTCCCAAACCCTGAAAGACAAGAAAACTGATCAAAATCACAAAAGTACACAATCATATGGTCATTGTGCATTCAGAATGGCTGAgctttatttattcagctcaatTTAGTGATCTAAGAACAGACAATtgataaatgaaattaaagaaTCTGACCTTTGGAGACTAGACTCAGGAAGACAACCAGCAAAACACCGTCTGAACCAGAGGTTATAAGGCAGCTGTGCCAATGCTCCCGTCTGCTTAAAATGGTTTAGCAGGCGAGGTTCTTCTTGACTCAGGTAGTGTTCAAGGCTTTTTGgctatgaaaaaacaaacattattttgttaatattattacaatattattcACTGCTTACTGTTGATTCAATGCTTACCAAGTGGGGTAGAGAGTCTCCAAACTTGATGTGGAATTGATTGACAAAACATTTAATGAGCCAGTAACAGTCAACAGGATCATCAACGATCTCATCCATTGCCCGGCTTATGGATAAGAAATCTTCATTTCCTTCATCCTTAAACAAGCACAAACAAATCATCAGTGTCAAGTACAACAATGattcaaaatgcactgtaatgTGTCTCAGTGAAGGTAACTATGTGTAGGCccatcacaataacaaattatgaaaattatgaacatcatatatattttcttaagcAATATTCATGATCTtcataatactgaaacaaatttatggcACACAATAATCCTACAGCAGCATTAAcccccaaaaatataaataaagtgtgaGCTGCAATACATAAATAGCAGAATCAAACACATAGGTTGTGACTTTGCAGTTAGTTTGTAACTTCTGTGACTCTTAAAAgagtcacagaagttatttattcaatgttcTCCAGCTCCTATCTAATAGTACTGAAGAAGAATAACAAGATGTTCCCCAGGAGCAGGCTCGGCAACAAAAATTGGGGGCCTggggcaagaaacctcacatgggctCACCTCTAATATAAGTTAATACTatgagtccaattctgggcccctaacaACCTGGGGCCTggaacaacagacccctttgccccccCATGTTGACTCCCCTGCCCAGTAGTAGAAAGAAAAAGTAtctacaataaatattgacttcCAGAAACTACTGTTGCAGCTTTCATGATAGTAACTATTGGTTAAGATAGTAatttttgtgacaggcctatctaTATGGTTGTTAACTTACCGGTGGGGAGATTTCTGAGCATCTGGGGAGAACCTGGTTCTCCAACTGGAACATCCGCAGGTAAACATGGGTGGTTGGGGTGGATACATTTATGTATCGCATCACCTCCAGAGCGTCCAAAATGTCCTGATACTGCTCCTTCCTGTAACCCTCAACCAATGCGTGAGAGTCGCTGTGGGGTGGTAGGATACCTATTAAAAAAACAGTACATagtaaaaacaaatcatttcaaaatcattttaaattcatAAACTATATATTTGTCTTACCCAGCAATACTTTCCATACATGGATTCTGTACATAGATGGGATAGGAAATCTTTGGCTAAACGTACTCAACTTTTCCAAATctgtcaacaaaaataaactttaattatGTGTTTGCATGGCTTTCTATAGGATATAAAGTTACAGAAACAAACCTAGGGGATTATCTTTGAGCAGTATTTCCAAAGACTTCTTCTCCTCAACTCCCCTAAAGCCAACTTTCTCATAATAGGCTGATCGAAAATTTCTTTGAGGGTCGTCAGCCATGGTGCAGCTAATAAACATGGAAATACACCATTAAACTTACATACAAAATGTTCTGCAAAAGAAACAAGAACTAAAGGTGTAGCTGGGCAATAGAATGAGCAGTAGACAGTAGCTTGTGTACATTGTaaatactgtgtaatattacCACAAATGAAGTCGATAAATAGAAGATCACAAACTCGCACCAAACTGACCATTACCATACACATAACCATTAAACTAGCATTATCACATCAGCTGTCACCTGTACTCTACTGCTAGCTGAGTTATGTTAGCATAATATACACTTTTGAGGAAGCCCTAGTCGCTCTCCctacaaaatggtaaaatattGTCTGCAAATTGCCCGTACACTGCAGCTACACTCCTactgaaaatatgttgttaaAAGACTTTGCCTCATTGAAAATAAAAAGCCATCATTGCTGTATGCtagtcctgctctgctcctAGCACACCAATGCTGCAGCTGGACTAGCCGTTTCCACATCCGGGTACAAGactatcaaattaaaacaaagcgCTCTTATAAAAAACGATATGTTTGATAATACGTTCACATAATTACTCCATAAGATATAGTAGGgggtttatttcattttgatgtTGTATTATTTGCAATGAGAAAATTACTTACTTTAATCCTCCGCACACTTTATTTTGAAAGCAATGCAGTTATTTTCCTTGTCTTGAACGTGGCCGTGATGGCCCCGCCCTTACGGTCCATCTGTGTTGATGCTCTGCACACATGTTGTAAATGCTAGGGGGatattaaagaaactgtatgtagcctgtgctcttactgttttaaaaaatgtagggCTaggcaatcacaactgaacattGCTATTTCCTTAACCTGTAGATAGAGGAccaaccaactggatttcagcactgaaagaGGCAACCCAAATTTtaattggataattgtcttgagaaccaaaacaccaaattataacataaacaacttg contains:
- the tbc1d7 gene encoding TBC1 domain family member 7, with translation MADDPQRNFRSAYYEKVGFRGVEEKKSLEILLKDNPLDLEKLSTFSQRFPIPSMYRIHVWKVLLGILPPHSDSHALVEGYRKEQYQDILDALEVMRYINVSTPTTHVYLRMFQLENQVLPRCSEISPPDEGNEDFLSISRAMDEIVDDPVDCYWLIKCFVNQFHIKFGDSLPHLPKSLEHYLSQEEPRLLNHFKQTGALAQLPYNLWFRRCFAGCLPESSLQRVWDKVISGSCKILVFVALEILLSYKIVLMGLNRPEGVAKFLYNIPQENTDAIVAKAIDLWHKYCGTPMHST